GGATGTGTTTTTTATGTATGTGGAAATTTTTTTAATTGGTGTTTTAGCAGCAATATCACCTGGTCCAGATTTTGTAGTTGTTATGAAAAATAGTTTAGGGATAGGAAGAAAATATGGCATTGCTACAGCATTAGGTATTGCCAGTGCATTAATTGTTCATGTTACGTACACCATTTTGGGTTTTACAATTATTATAAAAAAATTTCCAAGTCTTTTTAATATCATTAAACTTGCTGGGGCTATCTATTTACTATGGTTAGGGTATAAAGGTATTCGTTCGAAAGCACAATCTGAAAGTTCAAATGAAATAAGCATAGAACAGAAATTGAAACCCTCTATAAGAGAAGGTTTTCGTGAGGGATTTTTATGTAACCTTTTAAATCCAAAGGCTCCTTTATTTTTTTTAAGTGTGTTTTCTCAATTTCTCGGACACAACACTTCCGATTGGGTGCGATGGGTATATGGTGGAGAAACCATTTTTGCTATTGGTCTTTGGTTTGTCTCGTTAGCGGTACTTATTTCAAATAATTATTTCAGAAACATGTATCAAAAATATATGCATTGGTTTGACCGAGGACTTGGTGTTGTTTTAATTGTGTTCGCCGTTACTATCGGGATAACTGCGTTTTCAAGTTAAAGTTTTTCAAGTCCACCTAAATATCGTAGCCTATTGCACTAAAGGGGATCTATAGCGTAATAATGCTGCTACAGTTATATAACGAAAACAACAATCGCACACGGGAAAAGAGCGGGACTACAAATTTTCACAGATCTCACAGGAAGCTGGTCATGATCGAAAAACCGTGAGAA
Above is a window of Fodinisporobacter ferrooxydans DNA encoding:
- a CDS encoding LysE family translocator; the protein is MYVEIFLIGVLAAISPGPDFVVVMKNSLGIGRKYGIATALGIASALIVHVTYTILGFTIIIKKFPSLFNIIKLAGAIYLLWLGYKGIRSKAQSESSNEISIEQKLKPSIREGFREGFLCNLLNPKAPLFFLSVFSQFLGHNTSDWVRWVYGGETIFAIGLWFVSLAVLISNNYFRNMYQKYMHWFDRGLGVVLIVFAVTIGITAFSS